In Mongoliitalea daihaiensis, one DNA window encodes the following:
- a CDS encoding pyridoxal phosphate-dependent aminotransferase: MNSILSDRINQMEESATLAMAKKARELKSQGIDIISLSLGEPDFKTPLHIQQAAKNAIDEGKYFAYPPVAGYQDLREAIAKKLRDQNNIAEAKAENIVVSTGAKHSIANVFMCMLNEGDEVVIFSPYWVSYAEIIKLAGGVPVLIEGGIENNFKATAQQLEAAITDRTKAVIYSSPCNPTGSVFSKEELVAIAHVIQQRKDIYVIADEIYELINFTGEHFSIGSLPGMFERTITVNGFSKGYAMTGWRVGYICAPLFIAKACEKMQGQFTSGGTGIAQRAALAAIAGDQTPSQDMEKAYLKRRELVLEKLRAIPGIETHIPEGAFYFFPDVSFFFGKKAGEFSVNNADDFCIYLLEKANVSLVTGDAFGAPTCVRLSYAASEADLTEALDRIAKALKELS, encoded by the coding sequence ATGAATTCAATCCTATCAGACCGCATCAATCAGATGGAAGAATCGGCCACATTGGCCATGGCTAAGAAAGCGCGTGAGTTAAAATCCCAAGGAATTGATATCATCAGTTTAAGTTTGGGAGAGCCAGATTTCAAAACCCCCTTACATATACAGCAGGCCGCTAAGAATGCCATCGATGAAGGGAAGTACTTCGCATATCCTCCAGTAGCAGGTTATCAAGATTTAAGAGAAGCCATTGCTAAAAAATTGAGAGATCAAAATAATATCGCAGAAGCTAAAGCTGAAAACATTGTAGTTTCCACAGGAGCAAAGCATAGCATTGCTAATGTATTTATGTGTATGCTTAACGAAGGGGACGAGGTGGTGATATTCTCACCTTACTGGGTCAGCTATGCCGAAATTATCAAACTTGCAGGTGGAGTACCTGTGTTGATCGAAGGAGGGATAGAGAATAACTTTAAAGCCACAGCGCAACAATTGGAAGCAGCTATCACAGATCGTACCAAAGCAGTGATTTATTCTTCTCCATGTAATCCGACAGGTTCAGTCTTTAGCAAAGAAGAACTGGTAGCTATTGCACATGTAATCCAACAAAGAAAGGATATTTATGTGATTGCAGATGAGATTTATGAGTTGATAAATTTTACAGGGGAACATTTTAGTATCGGTTCTTTGCCAGGAATGTTTGAACGCACCATCACAGTCAATGGATTTTCCAAAGGATACGCCATGACCGGATGGAGAGTAGGCTATATCTGTGCTCCATTATTTATTGCCAAAGCCTGTGAAAAAATGCAAGGTCAGTTTACCAGTGGAGGTACTGGCATTGCACAGCGTGCCGCTTTGGCAGCTATTGCGGGAGATCAAACTCCTTCTCAGGATATGGAAAAAGCATATTTGAAAAGAAGAGAATTAGTTTTAGAAAAATTACGAGCCATTCCCGGAATTGAAACGCATATTCCAGAAGGTGCATTTTATTTTTTCCCAGACGTCAGCTTCTTTTTTGGTAAAAAAGCAGGTGAATTCTCTGTGAACAATGCAGATGACTTCTGTATTTACTTGCTCGAAAAAGCGAATGTCTCTTTGGTAACTGGGGATGCATTTGGAGCTCCCACGTGTGTGCGTCTTTCATATGCAGCTTCTGAGGCAGATTTGACAGAGGCATTGGACAGAATTGCCAAAGCTTTGAAAGAACTTTCCTAA
- a CDS encoding NAD(P)/FAD-dependent oxidoreductase has product MITTDICIIGAGPVGLFAVFEAGLLKMRCHLIDYLPQVGGQLSEIYPQKPIYDIPGYPEVKAQELVDNLMDQIKPFKPTFTLGERVDHLAKQEDGSFIITTNDKTQVHAQVIVIAGGLGVFEPRKPALENLEAFEGKGITYMVKNPETFRDKNVVLAGGGDSALDWTIYLAKIAKRVTLVHRNETFRGAPDSAAKVFDLASNGKIDLILSANLKEISGNGTLEKVTLESKNKEEINIDADYLIPLFGLSPKLGPIADWGLNIDKNAIEVDTRDYSTGVDRIYAIGDINTYPGKLKLILCGFHEAAIMMHSAFKFVYPDQKLSFKYTTVNGVNAF; this is encoded by the coding sequence ATGATTACTACCGACATTTGCATTATTGGAGCTGGACCTGTAGGCTTATTCGCTGTATTTGAGGCAGGATTACTGAAAATGAGATGCCATCTGATTGATTACCTTCCTCAAGTAGGTGGTCAGCTTTCAGAAATTTATCCTCAAAAACCTATTTATGACATCCCTGGCTATCCAGAAGTGAAAGCGCAGGAATTAGTGGATAATTTAATGGATCAAATCAAGCCTTTCAAACCTACCTTTACCTTAGGTGAGCGCGTAGACCATTTGGCAAAACAGGAAGATGGTTCATTTATCATTACCACGAATGATAAAACCCAAGTACATGCACAAGTAATTGTGATTGCGGGTGGATTGGGCGTATTTGAGCCAAGAAAGCCTGCTTTGGAAAATTTAGAGGCATTTGAAGGTAAAGGAATCACATACATGGTTAAAAATCCTGAAACATTCCGCGATAAAAATGTTGTCTTAGCGGGTGGAGGAGACTCTGCTTTGGATTGGACCATTTATCTGGCCAAAATCGCCAAAAGAGTAACATTGGTACACAGAAATGAGACATTCAGAGGTGCACCTGATTCTGCTGCTAAAGTTTTTGACCTCGCTAGTAATGGGAAAATAGATTTAATCCTTTCTGCTAACTTAAAAGAAATTTCAGGGAATGGCACTTTGGAAAAAGTAACCCTAGAATCAAAAAACAAGGAAGAAATCAACATTGATGCAGATTACTTGATTCCTCTTTTTGGACTAAGTCCTAAATTAGGACCGATTGCAGACTGGGGATTAAACATTGATAAAAATGCCATTGAGGTAGATACTCGAGATTATTCTACAGGTGTGGACCGTATTTATGCCATCGGAGATATTAACACCTATCCTGGGAAATTAAAACTTATCCTTTGCGGCTTCCATGAAGCAGCCATTATGATGCACTCCGCATTTAAATTTGTGTATCCTGATCAGAAATTAAGTTTCAAATACACTACTGTGAATGGTGTAAACGCCTTCTAA
- a CDS encoding 2Fe-2S iron-sulfur cluster-binding protein, translated as MIKFTVEDHDGARQEVEAPDDMGLSLMEILKASEYPVLATCGGMALCATCHVEVLEGQDGLGDATDAELDQLENLPEFFPTSRLACQIRISPQLEGAVIKLRGEDN; from the coding sequence ATGATAAAATTTACCGTGGAAGATCATGACGGCGCGCGTCAGGAAGTAGAAGCTCCTGATGACATGGGCCTAAGCTTAATGGAAATACTGAAAGCTTCCGAATATCCTGTATTAGCAACTTGCGGAGGCATGGCTCTCTGTGCCACTTGTCATGTAGAGGTCTTGGAAGGTCAAGATGGATTGGGTGATGCTACAGATGCTGAACTTGATCAATTGGAAAATTTACCTGAGTTTTTCCCAACAAGCAGATTAGCTTGCCAAATCCGGATTTCGCCACAGTTAGAAGGCGCTGTAATTAAACTTAGAGGAGAAGATAATTAG
- the scpA gene encoding methylmalonyl-CoA mutase, producing the protein MRPSIDSLNFKKNTSAHSVPDTFWETAEKIEVPAAFEAASIEQLPHVGYAAGIPPYLRGPYSTMYVMRPWTIRQYAGFSTAEESNAFYRRNLAAGQKGLSVAFDLATHRGYDSDHPRVVGDVGKAGVAIDSVLDMKILFDGIPLDHMSVSMTMNGAVIPVLAFYIVAAEEQGVKPELLSGTIQNDILKEFMVRNTYIYPPLPSMRIIADIFEYTSQKMPKFNSISISGYHMQEAGATAELELAYTLADGLEYLRTGIAAGLDIDDFAPRLSFFWAIGMNHFMEIAKLRAGRLLWAKIVQQFNPKDAKSLALRTHCQTSGWSLTEQDAFNNVARTAVEALAAAMGHTQSLHTNSFDEAIALPTDFSARIARNTQLYLQEETGITKVVDPWGGSHYVEYLTDQLVEKAWALITEVEELGGMAKAIEAGIPKLRIEEAAARKQARIDSGKDVIVGVNRFESDEASNFEILEVDNQSVRESQIKRLEQLKRERNQEAVVEALAAITDAAKTGEGNLLALAVEAARVRATLGEISDAMEKEFGRHKAAVKSISGVYSGEAKDDKTFQEAKVLADKFARLEGRRPRIMVAKMGQDGHDRGAKVIATGFADLGFDVDIGPLFQTPEEVAMQAAENDVHIVGASSLAAGHKTLVPALIQELKRLGREDIMVIAGGVIPPKDYDFLYDAGVSAVFGPGTVLSKAAIEILSQLIEE; encoded by the coding sequence ATGAGACCATCTATAGATTCATTAAATTTTAAAAAAAATACCAGTGCACATTCAGTACCTGACACTTTCTGGGAGACCGCTGAAAAAATAGAAGTTCCTGCGGCATTTGAAGCTGCCAGTATCGAGCAGTTACCTCACGTGGGATATGCTGCTGGTATACCGCCCTATTTACGCGGCCCATATAGTACTATGTATGTAATGCGTCCTTGGACCATTCGTCAGTATGCGGGCTTTTCCACGGCAGAAGAATCCAACGCATTTTACAGAAGAAATTTGGCGGCTGGACAAAAAGGGCTTTCTGTGGCTTTTGATCTAGCAACCCATCGTGGCTATGATTCAGATCATCCACGGGTAGTTGGGGATGTGGGAAAGGCAGGAGTAGCCATTGATTCGGTATTGGACATGAAAATTTTGTTTGATGGGATTCCGTTAGACCACATGTCCGTATCCATGACCATGAATGGCGCTGTGATTCCCGTTTTGGCATTCTACATAGTAGCAGCGGAGGAGCAAGGTGTCAAACCGGAATTGCTTAGTGGCACTATCCAAAATGATATCTTGAAGGAGTTTATGGTACGAAATACCTATATCTACCCTCCTTTACCATCTATGCGTATCATTGCAGATATTTTTGAGTACACCTCTCAAAAGATGCCAAAGTTCAATTCCATTTCCATTTCGGGCTATCATATGCAGGAAGCAGGTGCTACAGCGGAGTTGGAATTAGCGTATACCTTGGCCGATGGTTTGGAGTATTTGAGGACTGGGATTGCAGCAGGGTTGGATATTGACGATTTCGCACCGCGATTGTCTTTTTTCTGGGCTATAGGCATGAATCATTTTATGGAGATCGCTAAGTTGCGTGCAGGGAGATTGTTATGGGCTAAAATTGTCCAACAATTTAATCCAAAAGATGCTAAATCACTGGCATTGCGCACACATTGTCAAACATCCGGATGGTCTTTGACAGAGCAAGATGCATTCAATAATGTCGCGAGAACTGCTGTCGAGGCATTAGCAGCAGCAATGGGTCATACCCAATCACTGCATACCAACTCTTTTGATGAGGCCATAGCCTTACCGACTGACTTTTCTGCTAGGATTGCCCGTAATACGCAATTGTATCTGCAAGAAGAAACAGGGATTACGAAGGTAGTCGATCCATGGGGAGGCTCTCATTATGTGGAATATTTGACAGATCAATTGGTGGAAAAAGCATGGGCACTTATAACGGAAGTGGAGGAGCTCGGCGGTATGGCGAAAGCTATTGAGGCAGGTATTCCTAAATTAAGAATAGAAGAAGCTGCCGCTCGAAAGCAGGCACGCATTGACAGTGGCAAAGATGTTATTGTTGGAGTCAATAGGTTTGAATCGGATGAAGCCTCCAATTTTGAAATTTTGGAAGTGGATAATCAGTCGGTTAGAGAATCACAGATTAAGCGACTGGAGCAATTAAAGCGTGAACGCAATCAGGAGGCGGTAGTAGAGGCTTTAGCTGCAATTACAGATGCGGCTAAGACGGGCGAAGGAAACCTGCTTGCATTGGCAGTCGAAGCAGCTAGAGTTAGAGCTACACTCGGGGAAATTTCAGATGCAATGGAAAAGGAATTTGGAAGACACAAAGCAGCAGTCAAGTCAATCTCAGGGGTTTATTCTGGAGAGGCCAAGGATGACAAAACCTTTCAAGAAGCCAAGGTGTTGGCTGACAAATTTGCAAGATTGGAGGGCAGAAGACCTCGAATCATGGTCGCTAAAATGGGGCAGGATGGGCATGATAGAGGTGCAAAAGTGATCGCTACGGGTTTTGCTGATTTAGGCTTTGATGTAGACATTGGGCCTTTGTTTCAGACTCCAGAAGAGGTAGCGATGCAAGCTGCTGAAAATGATGTACACATCGTGGGAGCTTCCTCCCTTGCTGCGGGTCATAAAACCTTAGTGCCAGCATTGATTCAAGAATTGAAGCGTTTGGGTAGAGAGGATATCATGGTCATTGCAGGAGGAGTCATTCCCCCGAAAGATTATGATTTTCTTTACGATGCAGGGGTGTCAGCAGTGTTTGGCCCAGGAACTGTTTTGTCCAAAGCTGCTATTGAGATTTTATCACAATTGATTGAAGAATAA
- a CDS encoding MarR family winged helix-turn-helix transcriptional regulator, with protein MTQEQFSKYSFLLDRTARKVKQYAQQKFKLGEFGITVDQWLVMKNLDENELLSQSELAQLVFKDQPTLTRIIDILCKKSYVTRIPHPHDRRSFQLVLTEDGKTKVGELKPLVSGIREIAWKNLNHQDFEEFKRILNTIYSNLEDNH; from the coding sequence ATGACACAGGAACAATTCAGTAAGTACTCATTTCTTTTAGACCGAACTGCACGGAAAGTCAAACAGTATGCGCAGCAGAAGTTTAAGCTGGGAGAGTTTGGTATAACAGTAGACCAATGGCTTGTCATGAAAAATTTAGATGAAAATGAATTGCTCAGCCAATCTGAATTAGCTCAACTTGTATTTAAAGACCAACCGACGCTCACAAGAATTATAGACATCCTTTGTAAAAAATCCTACGTCACAAGAATTCCCCATCCCCATGATAGGCGTTCATTTCAATTAGTCTTGACAGAAGACGGAAAAACAAAAGTTGGGGAATTAAAGCCTCTTGTTTCAGGAATCCGTGAAATAGCATGGAAAAACTTAAACCATCAAGATTTTGAAGAGTTTAAACGTATCTTAAATACGATTTACTCCAATCTAGAAGATAATCATTAA
- a CDS encoding DUF4421 domain-containing protein: protein MKRSLLSILFFLIFTDIHAQFQADTTYFENYRDQLTTRFYTSRKYTSLLVRDQLTNQSYRFEPNSTLNLGVGITYDDFTLNLAYGFGFMNPDRGTGQTRYLDLQAHMYPNKFVIDFFGQFYTGYYLLDDLRAGNDVIFVLPEMQVTKLGVNVQYLLNGEQLSLKAAFLQSAWQKKSAGSLVVGVEAYGSRVANDGLILPSSPELLESRNFDRIASIDFGPNVGYVHTLIFAKHFFLTGMVSANLAVNRISMDLENGREVQWGLSPNFFWRGFVGYNSRLWSINANYVQNRVRNQALNDMESTFLVGNYRLNFVYRIMPGPKLRSKLDAVSPRKIIERLKK, encoded by the coding sequence ATGAAAAGGTCTCTTTTGAGCATTTTGTTTTTTCTTATCTTTACTGACATACATGCGCAGTTTCAAGCTGATACCACTTATTTTGAAAATTATCGAGACCAATTAACTACTCGATTTTATACATCCAGGAAATACACTTCTCTTTTAGTAAGGGATCAATTGACCAATCAATCATACCGCTTTGAACCTAATAGTACTTTAAATTTAGGGGTTGGGATCACTTACGATGATTTTACACTCAATTTGGCTTATGGTTTTGGGTTTATGAATCCTGATAGGGGTACAGGGCAGACACGTTATTTGGACTTGCAGGCCCACATGTATCCTAATAAATTTGTGATCGATTTTTTTGGTCAATTTTACACAGGCTATTATTTACTTGATGATTTAAGGGCGGGGAATGATGTGATTTTTGTTTTACCAGAAATGCAGGTCACCAAGCTTGGGGTAAATGTTCAGTACTTATTGAATGGTGAACAGCTGTCATTAAAGGCGGCTTTCTTGCAAAGTGCTTGGCAAAAAAAATCAGCAGGTTCACTGGTGGTTGGGGTAGAAGCCTATGGGAGTAGGGTTGCCAATGATGGATTGATTCTGCCCTCTTCACCAGAATTGTTGGAATCTAGAAACTTTGACCGTATCGCTTCCATCGATTTTGGACCAAATGTAGGATATGTTCACACCTTGATATTTGCAAAACATTTTTTTCTTACGGGGATGGTTTCAGCAAATCTTGCAGTGAATCGGATTTCAATGGATTTGGAGAATGGGAGGGAAGTGCAATGGGGACTAAGTCCTAATTTTTTTTGGAGAGGTTTTGTCGGATATAATTCTAGGCTATGGTCTATCAATGCAAACTATGTTCAAAATAGAGTAAGAAATCAAGCACTCAATGACATGGAAAGCACATTTTTGGTAGGTAATTATCGATTAAATTTTGTGTATCGAATAATGCCAGGACCAAAGCTACGCTCCAAATTAGATGCTGTTAGTCCCCGAAAAATAATTGAACGATTGAAAAAGTGA
- a CDS encoding DUF389 domain-containing protein produces the protein MATGRIGLIYDDELVDKVNKDIVPFISNAQKPALFAYSELRNLDCSEIELLLVYLSDAQLHELIEDLIGNPVKLGFLPHPMMKEAKQGFGISSNLEETIRYLLADRESFQIDVLLANDKPILNQLVIGRTFSMLSGPGLETNWIQKLKRKVQNFIKTFQRVSLQKFSISWQEQKEDTITSKDIETVALGMIVVQHGKSSILSRRYIEDSYANDGLFHTLIHAPKSLIEILKFAGKGIFRTGKVQKLPAYVAHIKTDALTLRSDKPISYNLDNTLLTAKELQLEVKSNALHVIPGEYLQVNTVKDSQKIYKVNQLPTGELKRELLKGYLPLTNHATTEEFKWLFTALRENSKLSSSYLVLMALSTLIAAFGLFGNSSPVIIGAMILAPLMSPIISLAMGVLRQDSTLIRDSLFTIGMGLLVGYFFAILITWITPLKVPNSEILARIRPNLLDLGVAAASGVAGAYAHAKKEVAKTLAGVAIAVALVPPLAVSGIGLGWLDWQIFLGALLLLGTNLAGMVLAGALTFLILGFSPFHLAKKGLLISLVLVLLISTPLGFGFSRMVKETQLVQLLSGKELDKGKLRDVKIIQMEPIRLSVTLVSDAPLDLVELEEVKQEIEGLVGKEIELELTLAIRIKNTQQ, from the coding sequence ATGGCGACAGGAAGGATTGGGCTGATTTATGATGATGAGTTGGTGGATAAAGTCAATAAGGACATTGTTCCATTCATTTCAAATGCACAAAAACCTGCTTTGTTTGCCTATAGTGAGCTTCGGAATTTGGATTGTTCAGAAATAGAACTCCTACTTGTGTATCTATCGGATGCTCAATTACACGAGTTAATTGAAGATCTAATTGGCAACCCTGTCAAGTTGGGATTTTTACCTCATCCTATGATGAAGGAAGCTAAACAGGGCTTTGGCATTTCTTCAAATTTGGAAGAAACAATCCGCTACCTGCTAGCAGATCGGGAGTCTTTTCAAATAGACGTGTTGTTAGCAAATGATAAACCAATTCTCAATCAATTGGTGATTGGAAGAACGTTTAGTATGCTTTCTGGACCAGGATTGGAGACTAATTGGATTCAAAAGCTAAAGAGGAAAGTTCAAAATTTTATCAAAACATTTCAGCGGGTAAGTCTTCAGAAGTTTTCAATATCTTGGCAAGAACAAAAAGAGGATACAATTACCTCCAAAGATATTGAAACTGTCGCATTGGGAATGATTGTAGTACAGCATGGGAAAAGCTCTATCTTATCCAGAAGATACATAGAGGATTCTTATGCCAACGACGGCTTATTTCATACCCTCATCCATGCCCCTAAAAGTTTGATAGAAATCTTGAAATTTGCAGGGAAGGGTATTTTTAGGACTGGAAAGGTTCAAAAGTTACCTGCATATGTGGCGCATATCAAAACTGATGCATTGACATTGAGGAGTGACAAGCCGATCAGTTATAATTTGGATAACACACTGTTGACAGCCAAAGAGTTGCAGTTGGAGGTTAAATCAAATGCTCTTCATGTTATACCAGGAGAATACTTACAAGTCAACACTGTTAAGGACAGTCAGAAGATTTATAAAGTCAATCAACTTCCTACTGGAGAGCTGAAAAGAGAATTATTGAAAGGTTACCTCCCGCTTACCAACCATGCGACAACAGAGGAATTTAAATGGTTGTTTACAGCATTGAGAGAAAACTCAAAACTTTCTTCTTCCTACTTAGTGCTTATGGCCTTGTCTACCTTGATCGCAGCATTTGGTCTGTTTGGAAATTCCAGTCCAGTGATTATTGGTGCCATGATTTTAGCTCCTTTGATGTCTCCCATTATTTCTTTGGCGATGGGCGTGTTGAGACAAGATTCCACATTAATTAGGGATAGTTTATTTACTATTGGAATGGGGCTTTTGGTGGGGTATTTTTTTGCGATTTTGATTACCTGGATTACTCCATTAAAGGTGCCTAATAGTGAAATTCTTGCACGGATCAGACCAAATTTGTTGGATCTTGGAGTAGCAGCAGCTTCGGGTGTTGCTGGTGCATATGCGCATGCTAAAAAAGAAGTAGCCAAGACCTTAGCGGGGGTGGCGATAGCCGTCGCATTGGTACCACCTTTGGCAGTTTCTGGGATAGGCCTTGGGTGGCTTGATTGGCAAATTTTTCTTGGAGCCTTGCTTTTACTAGGGACCAACCTAGCAGGAATGGTTCTTGCAGGGGCACTGACTTTTTTGATATTAGGCTTCAGCCCTTTTCATTTAGCAAAAAAGGGGCTATTGATCTCTTTGGTTCTTGTATTATTGATTAGTACCCCTTTGGGTTTTGGTTTTTCAAGAATGGTCAAAGAAACACAACTGGTGCAACTACTCAGTGGCAAAGAATTGGATAAGGGGAAACTTAGAGATGTGAAGATTATTCAAATGGAACCTATCCGACTATCCGTTACATTGGTATCAGATGCTCCGTTGGATTTGGTTGAATTGGAAGAGGTGAAGCAGGAAATAGAGGGTTTGGTAGGGAAAGAAATTGAATTGGAGTTAACCTTAGCTATCCGTATAAAAAATACACAACAATAA
- the amaB gene encoding L-piperidine-6-carboxylate dehydrogenase, which yields MSNQFGIKEVLQRLGVSAENKGTSTGNSWLSSSGEYFSSISPVDGSVIARVQATDAEGYQQVVSKAVEAYQSWRLMPAPQRGEIVRQIGNALREVKDDLGKLVSYEMGKSYQEGLGEVQEMIDICDFAVGLSRQLYGLTMHSERPGHRMYEQWHPIGVVGIISAFNFPVAVWSWNSMIAWVCGDVCIWKPSEKAPISGIACQHIVTKVFKDNNLPEGLSGLIMGDYRVGEMMTTDPRIPLISATGSVRMGKIVGQAVAARLGRTLLELGGNNAIIVSEQADLDIAIRGALFGAVGTAGQRCTTTRRLIVHDSVYDTVKERLQAAYSKLVIGNPLDEKNHVGPLIDTDAVNAYLNAIKKVIEEGGKELVAGGVLEGEGYESGCYVKPCIIEAENHYQMVQDETFAPILYLMKYKTLDEAIAMQNGVPQGLSSSIMTLNMREAEAFLSAAGSDCGIANVNIGTSGAEIGGAFGGEKETGGGRESGSDSWKAYMRRQTNTINYSESLPLAQGIKFDI from the coding sequence ATGTCCAATCAATTCGGAATCAAAGAAGTCTTGCAGCGTCTAGGAGTTTCTGCGGAAAATAAGGGTACGTCTACAGGGAATTCTTGGTTAAGCAGTTCGGGGGAATATTTTTCTTCTATTTCACCCGTAGATGGTTCGGTGATCGCTCGTGTTCAAGCTACAGATGCAGAGGGTTACCAACAGGTAGTGTCCAAAGCAGTGGAAGCATACCAATCTTGGAGATTGATGCCAGCGCCTCAAAGAGGGGAAATCGTACGGCAAATTGGAAATGCACTACGAGAAGTGAAAGATGATTTAGGGAAATTGGTTTCCTATGAAATGGGGAAATCCTATCAGGAGGGGTTGGGTGAAGTACAGGAGATGATTGATATTTGTGATTTTGCGGTTGGTTTATCCCGACAATTGTATGGTTTGACCATGCATTCAGAGCGCCCAGGCCATCGCATGTATGAACAGTGGCACCCGATCGGAGTAGTGGGAATCATCTCGGCTTTTAATTTTCCAGTTGCCGTTTGGTCCTGGAATAGTATGATTGCTTGGGTTTGTGGGGATGTGTGCATTTGGAAACCTTCCGAAAAGGCTCCTATTTCAGGAATAGCTTGTCAACATATAGTGACAAAAGTTTTCAAAGATAATAATTTACCTGAAGGCCTTTCGGGACTGATTATGGGGGATTATAGAGTTGGAGAGATGATGACCACAGACCCACGAATACCTTTGATTTCAGCAACCGGTTCGGTACGAATGGGAAAAATTGTAGGTCAGGCAGTTGCGGCACGATTGGGTCGTACGCTGTTGGAGCTAGGTGGTAACAATGCCATTATTGTGAGTGAGCAAGCAGATTTGGATATAGCTATCCGTGGGGCCTTATTTGGGGCAGTAGGTACTGCTGGCCAAAGATGTACTACCACTAGACGTTTGATCGTGCATGATTCTGTATATGATACGGTAAAAGAGCGATTACAGGCTGCGTATTCAAAGTTAGTCATTGGGAATCCTTTGGATGAAAAAAATCATGTAGGCCCGTTGATTGACACAGATGCTGTCAATGCGTACTTGAATGCTATTAAAAAAGTTATAGAAGAAGGAGGGAAAGAGTTGGTTGCTGGAGGGGTATTGGAAGGTGAGGGGTATGAATCGGGTTGCTATGTGAAACCTTGCATTATAGAAGCTGAAAATCATTACCAAATGGTACAAGACGAGACTTTTGCTCCTATTTTATATTTGATGAAGTATAAAACCTTGGATGAGGCGATCGCGATGCAAAACGGGGTTCCACAAGGATTATCCTCCTCCATTATGACCTTGAACATGCGCGAAGCTGAGGCGTTTTTATCTGCTGCCGGTTCGGATTGTGGGATTGCCAATGTTAATATCGGTACATCTGGCGCTGAGATTGGTGGGGCTTTCG
- a CDS encoding toxin-antitoxin system YwqK family antitoxin, with protein MQKFLLLTLVFIFLASASFGQRKKKKEAEVSDPDSTGVISDRLLPTTLPLLLFEDEEKKEKDRSEKKKVKKNIFYGERTTKARTKQVFRNQIFWEFFHIVNVKREADPYIRDVYWFDRSEKIVRKEKWDPSKGQLLHGPYEKYIDETLVESGHYYFGTRHGTWMFFDGKSILTDKLHFSEGWPKDSRISYYDRETNQIEKLIPIEYELAEGNFFHFHESGQVAVTGEYRYGEKVGLWTEYWDQNSKTVRKREIQYQEQPFTKNFRPFIRAEWDKDGNLIYRRQGT; from the coding sequence ATGCAAAAATTCTTGCTATTAACACTGGTATTTATATTCCTTGCTTCTGCTAGTTTTGGACAACGAAAGAAAAAAAAGGAAGCGGAAGTTAGTGACCCAGATTCGACGGGGGTAATTTCTGACAGATTATTACCGACCACTCTTCCTCTGCTTTTATTTGAAGACGAGGAAAAAAAAGAAAAAGATCGTAGCGAAAAAAAGAAAGTCAAAAAAAATATATTTTATGGCGAACGTACCACTAAAGCTCGAACCAAGCAGGTATTTCGAAATCAAATATTTTGGGAGTTTTTTCACATCGTTAACGTCAAACGAGAAGCAGACCCTTACATCAGGGATGTATATTGGTTTGATCGCTCCGAAAAAATCGTCCGAAAAGAAAAATGGGATCCATCTAAAGGCCAACTTTTACATGGGCCTTATGAAAAATACATTGATGAAACTCTCGTAGAAAGTGGACATTATTACTTTGGTACCAGACATGGTACTTGGATGTTTTTTGATGGTAAAAGTATTTTAACAGATAAACTCCATTTCTCTGAAGGTTGGCCTAAAGACTCAAGAATCTCCTACTATGACCGAGAAACAAATCAAATAGAGAAACTCATTCCTATAGAATATGAGCTAGCAGAAGGAAATTTTTTCCATTTTCATGAAAGTGGTCAAGTTGCTGTTACAGGTGAGTACAGATATGGAGAAAAGGTCGGCTTATGGACAGAGTATTGGGATCAAAACTCAAAAACTGTTCGAAAAAGAGAAATTCAATACCAAGAGCAACCATTTACAAAAAACTTCAGACCCTTTATTCGAGCCGAATGGGATAAAGACGGAAATTTGATTTATAGAAGACAAGGAACTTGA